The following proteins are encoded in a genomic region of Methanobrevibacter gottschalkii DSM 11977:
- the eno gene encoding phosphopyruvate hydratase, whose protein sequence is MVSIIEDVQVRKILDSRGNPTIEVDVITWNSKGRAAAPSGASTGSYEVVPYPKGGIDEVVSEMEDLIASELIGMDAEDLVTIDEVLKEVDGTDNLSAIGGNTTVAISMAVAKAAAASYNMPLYKYIGGNLVNELPFPLGNMMNGGAHAGINAPDIQEFLVVPVGATNISDAVFANASVHKRLKELIQSKDSNFTGGKGDEGGWVPNISNDAALEIQARACEEVGDELGIEIRPSLDIAASELWNAAEQKYIYAQDGIKRDTGDQIDFVKDIIDTYNMFYVEDPFDESDFGGFSQLTAKVGDKCLICGDDLFVTNKELLAKGIEMKAANAIIIKPNQIGSLSETYATVKLAKENNIVPVVSHRSGETTDETIAHLAVGFSSPLIKTGAIGGERIAKLNELIRIEEELPNPTMNKF, encoded by the coding sequence TTGGTTAGTATAATAGAAGACGTCCAAGTTCGAAAGATTTTGGATAGCAGAGGAAACCCTACTATAGAAGTGGATGTAATTACTTGGAATAGTAAGGGTAGAGCTGCTGCACCTAGCGGAGCGAGTACTGGCTCATATGAAGTAGTACCATATCCTAAAGGTGGGATTGATGAAGTTGTTAGTGAAATGGAAGATTTAATTGCTTCTGAACTTATTGGAATGGATGCTGAAGATTTAGTAACTATTGATGAAGTATTAAAAGAAGTTGATGGAACTGATAATTTATCTGCTATTGGTGGTAATACTACTGTTGCTATTTCAATGGCAGTGGCTAAAGCTGCAGCTGCATCTTATAATATGCCATTATATAAATACATTGGTGGAAATTTAGTAAATGAATTACCTTTCCCTTTAGGAAACATGATGAATGGTGGAGCACATGCGGGTATTAATGCACCGGATATTCAGGAATTTTTAGTTGTTCCTGTTGGAGCTACTAATATTTCTGATGCAGTTTTTGCAAATGCTTCTGTTCATAAAAGATTAAAGGAGTTAATTCAATCTAAAGATTCAAACTTTACTGGCGGTAAAGGTGATGAAGGTGGATGGGTGCCTAACATTTCAAATGATGCTGCTTTAGAAATTCAAGCTCGTGCTTGTGAAGAAGTAGGGGATGAATTAGGTATTGAAATTAGACCTTCACTTGATATTGCTGCATCCGAATTATGGAATGCAGCTGAGCAAAAATATATTTATGCTCAAGATGGTATTAAAAGAGATACCGGAGATCAAATTGATTTCGTAAAAGATATTATTGATACTTACAATATGTTTTATGTGGAAGATCCATTTGATGAATCTGACTTTGGAGGATTTTCTCAATTGACTGCGAAAGTTGGAGATAAATGCCTTATCTGTGGTGATGATTTATTTGTGACAAATAAAGAATTATTGGCTAAAGGTATTGAAATGAAAGCTGCAAATGCTATCATTATTAAACCAAATCAAATTGGTTCCTTATCTGAAACTTATGCTACTGTTAAATTAGCTAAAGAGAATAATATTGTCCCTGTTGTATCACATAGGTCTGGTGAAACTACTGATGAAACTATCGCTCATTTGGCGGTTGGTTTTTCATCGCCATTGATTAAAACCGGAGCTATTGGTGGGGAAAGAATAGCTAAATTAAATGAACTAATTCGTATTGAAGAGGAACTTCCAAATCCAACTATGAACAAATTTTAA
- the fni gene encoding type 2 isopentenyl-diphosphate Delta-isomerase — translation MISDRKLEHLLICENYDVSFKNKTNGFEDIELIHNVLPEIDKQEIDLSTSTFGKKLDSPLFITAITGGHPAAKEINKQLAIAAENNNIALGVGSQRAACEHPELEDTYTVVRENAPNCLLVGNIGAPQLNLAEKAVEILDADILAIHLNPLQESIQPEGDLDARGYLDLISQITNSVNIPIIAKETGCGISAESAEALVEAGVDFIDIEGAGGTSWAAVETYRAEDRYLGEIFWDWGIPTAVSTVEVTNAIDVPVISSGGIRSGLEAAKAIALGADAVGMALPFLKNSTSQEQLNKFISRFNESLRIAMFLVGASNIDELKESKLVIRGKTREWLNERGINTKNYSRR, via the coding sequence ATGATTTCAGATAGAAAATTAGAGCATTTATTAATTTGTGAAAATTATGATGTTTCATTTAAAAATAAAACTAATGGTTTTGAAGATATTGAATTGATCCATAATGTTTTACCTGAAATTGACAAACAGGAAATTGATTTGTCCACTTCTACTTTTGGTAAAAAATTAGATTCACCTCTTTTTATTACAGCCATTACTGGAGGACATCCTGCTGCAAAAGAAATCAATAAACAATTAGCTATTGCTGCTGAAAATAATAATATTGCATTAGGTGTTGGATCTCAAAGAGCAGCATGTGAACATCCGGAACTTGAGGATACTTATACTGTTGTTCGTGAAAATGCTCCTAATTGTTTACTTGTTGGGAATATAGGTGCACCTCAATTAAATTTAGCTGAAAAAGCAGTTGAAATATTGGATGCAGATATTCTAGCAATTCATTTAAATCCTCTTCAAGAATCAATACAGCCTGAAGGTGATTTGGATGCAAGGGGATATCTTGATTTAATCAGTCAAATTACAAATTCAGTCAACATTCCAATTATTGCAAAAGAAACTGGCTGCGGTATATCAGCAGAATCTGCAGAAGCACTAGTCGAGGCAGGTGTTGATTTTATTGATATTGAAGGTGCTGGTGGAACTAGCTGGGCGGCTGTTGAAACATACCGGGCTGAAGATAGATATTTAGGAGAAATATTTTGGGATTGGGGAATTCCAACTGCGGTTAGTACAGTTGAAGTTACTAATGCTATTGATGTTCCAGTAATTTCATCTGGAGGAATTCGCAGTGGTCTTGAAGCGGCCAAAGCAATTGCTCTTGGAGCAGATGCTGTTGGTATGGCTTTACCTTTCTTAAAAAATTCTACCTCACAGGAACAATTAAACAAATTTATTTCAAGATTCAATGAGTCATTAAGAATTGCAATGTTTCTAGTGGGAGCTAGTAATATTGATGAATTAAAAGAATCTAAGTTAGTTATTCGTGGAAAAACAAGGGAGTGGCTTAATGAAAGAGGTATTAACACAAAAAATTATTCAAGGAGATAA
- the idsA gene encoding short chain isoprenyl diphosphate synthase IdsA: MSDVKKILGNYSTDITRTIEEELSAITPNNLAEASVYLTRAGGKMLRPALTLIAAEAVGGNRESALKSAAAIELIHTFSLIHDDIMDQDDMRRGMPSVHKVWGDDVAILAGDTLFSKAFEIIIGNKGTTSDQNNKSLATVADACVKICEGQALDMGFEERFDVTEDEYMEMIFKKTGALIAAATKVGAIMGGASEGVIDAMYEYGRLIGLAFQIQDDYLDLVSDEETLGKPIGSDIGKGKMTVIAIKGLASDDTGRLLEILKDDENSNEDITEAIDILTKCGAIEYARNLALESIKQAKEVLEILDDSSSKQMLVDIADFVLERSA, from the coding sequence ATGAGTGATGTAAAAAAAATACTTGGAAATTATTCCACTGATATTACAAGAACAATTGAAGAAGAATTATCAGCAATTACTCCTAATAATCTTGCAGAAGCATCAGTTTACCTTACAAGAGCTGGTGGTAAAATGCTTAGGCCTGCTTTAACATTAATTGCTGCTGAGGCTGTTGGTGGTAATCGTGAATCTGCATTAAAATCTGCAGCCGCAATTGAATTGATCCATACATTTTCACTTATTCATGATGATATTATGGATCAGGATGATATGAGGAGAGGAATGCCTTCTGTTCATAAAGTTTGGGGTGATGATGTAGCAATTCTTGCAGGAGATACATTATTTTCAAAAGCTTTTGAAATTATCATTGGAAATAAAGGAACTACCTCTGATCAGAATAACAAATCTTTAGCTACTGTTGCTGATGCTTGTGTAAAAATTTGTGAAGGTCAGGCATTAGATATGGGCTTTGAAGAAAGATTTGATGTAACAGAAGATGAATACATGGAAATGATTTTCAAAAAAACTGGTGCATTAATTGCAGCGGCTACTAAAGTTGGAGCTATTATGGGTGGGGCATCAGAAGGAGTCATTGATGCTATGTATGAATATGGTCGTTTGATTGGTCTTGCTTTCCAGATTCAGGATGATTATCTTGATTTAGTATCTGATGAAGAAACATTAGGCAAACCAATTGGTTCTGATATTGGTAAAGGTAAAATGACCGTTATTGCAATTAAAGGTTTGGCTAGTGATGATACTGGCAGATTGCTTGAAATCTTAAAAGATGATGAAAACTCAAATGAAGATATAACTGAAGCAATCGATATTTTAACAAAATGCGGCGCTATTGAATATGCTCGTAATTTGGCATTAGAATCTATTAAGCAAGCAAAAGAAGTACTTGAAATATTAGATGATTCTTCATCTAAACAAATGCTTGTAGATATTGCAGATTTTGTACTTGAGAGAAGTGCATAA
- the rpsB gene encoding 30S ribosomal protein S2, translating into MANDELLIDLDNYLAAGLHIGTQQKTSDMEKYIFRVRSDGLYVLDIQKTDERIRQIAKLLAKYDPEDILVVATRQYGQAPVKKFGEITGAKTIPGRFIPGTLTNPNYAKFIEPKVIVVTDPRSDAQAVLESKQNGILVVALCDTENLLSFVDIAVPVNNKGRKAIALVYWLLARQILRERGDIPEDGDLDIDSTDFELKF; encoded by the coding sequence ATGGCAAATGATGAACTTTTAATAGATTTAGATAATTACTTAGCAGCTGGTTTACATATTGGTACTCAACAAAAAACCAGTGATATGGAAAAATATATATTCAGAGTAAGATCTGATGGTTTATATGTATTGGATATTCAAAAAACTGATGAAAGAATCAGACAAATTGCAAAACTTTTAGCAAAATATGACCCAGAAGATATTTTAGTAGTTGCTACCAGACAATATGGTCAAGCTCCTGTTAAGAAATTCGGTGAAATCACCGGTGCAAAAACTATTCCTGGCAGATTCATTCCAGGTACTTTAACTAATCCAAATTATGCTAAATTTATTGAACCAAAAGTTATTGTTGTAACTGACCCAAGATCTGATGCACAAGCAGTTTTAGAATCCAAACAAAATGGAATTCTTGTTGTTGCATTATGTGATACTGAAAATTTACTTAGTTTCGTTGATATTGCAGTACCTGTTAACAACAAAGGTAGAAAAGCTATTGCTTTAGTTTACTGGTTACTTGCAAGACAAATTTTAAGAGAAAGAGGAGACATTCCTGAAGACGGTGACTTAGATATTGATTCCACTGACTTTGAACTTAAATTTTAA
- a CDS encoding MEMO1 family protein has translation MLRQPAVAGSFYPNDAENLKKIIESCFLDKSGVGFIPELNKFNGKDYPINVMVPHAGYQYSGAIASHSYCDIVRNGFPEVFIIISPNHTGLGSEISVFNEGEWITPLGDVEVDNEFANEIISISDIASSDFHAHVHEHSIEVQLPFLQYFSSDFKIVPITMGTQTFATSNDLANAIFEAGNKLSKSYCVIASTDLSHFNNQEKANKVDGFVLEDIEEMNEFKLFEEVVQYNITMCGYGPVMTNISLSKRCGKNSCEILAYQTSGDVTGDFSSVVGYASGVFK, from the coding sequence ATGTTAAGACAACCTGCTGTAGCCGGATCATTTTATCCAAATGATGCTGAAAATCTAAAAAAAATCATTGAGAGTTGTTTTTTAGATAAATCGGGTGTTGGTTTCATACCTGAATTAAATAAGTTTAATGGTAAAGATTATCCTATCAATGTTATGGTTCCACATGCAGGTTATCAATATTCTGGTGCAATAGCTTCTCATAGCTATTGTGACATCGTTAGAAATGGTTTTCCTGAAGTTTTTATTATTATAAGTCCAAATCACACTGGATTAGGTAGTGAAATTTCTGTTTTTAATGAAGGTGAATGGATAACACCTTTAGGGGATGTAGAAGTTGATAATGAATTTGCAAATGAGATAATTTCTATTTCTGATATTGCAAGTTCAGATTTTCATGCCCATGTCCATGAACACAGTATTGAAGTTCAACTACCTTTCCTTCAATATTTTTCTTCTGATTTTAAAATTGTTCCAATTACTATGGGAACACAAACATTTGCAACTTCAAATGATTTGGCTAATGCCATTTTTGAAGCTGGAAATAAGTTAAGTAAATCTTATTGTGTTATTGCAAGCACTGACTTATCTCACTTTAACAATCAAGAGAAAGCAAATAAAGTTGATGGCTTTGTTTTAGAAGATATTGAAGAGATGAATGAATTCAAATTGTTTGAAGAAGTTGTTCAATATAATATTACTATGTGTGGTTATGGTCCTGTAATGACCAATATTTCACTTTCTAAAAGATGTGGGAAAAATTCTTGTGAAATATTAGCATATCAAACTAGTGGGGATGTCACTGGTGATTTTAGCTCTGTTGTGGGATATGCTTCAGGAGTTTTTAAATAA
- a CDS encoding RNase J family beta-CASP ribonuclease produces MSVEVIAIGGYQEVGKNMTAVKVGEDVIIFDMGIHLDRISMHEDTDIDRMHSLDLIERGVIPDDTLMKDVDGKVKGIIFSHGHLDHIGAVAKLAHRYDAPLIGTPYTAALIEKQIKGERKFKVNNPIRPLNAGSKLKLSKDITLEFVQSTHSIPQAVFPVLHTPEGIIVYALDFKFDNHQKVSPPPDYKRLRELGREGVLALIVETTNSTNYNEVKTHSERIARNILEDVMRGPLQEKTGMIVTTFSSHVERVQAIADIAKKSHREIFFLGRSMERFCGIAQKLGILKLPKNASIYGSPKAINRALLRADEDRANYLLVTTGHQGEPDALLPRIANGRTPFNIKKGDNVIISAPIIPNPTNAANRHIMERRLKLKGARIYPNAHVSGHAGREDHREFLRMLKPQHIIPAHGDLTMLSAYAELAEEEGYRIGYDIHILRNAQAQVFKS; encoded by the coding sequence ATGAGCGTTGAAGTAATCGCTATTGGAGGATACCAAGAAGTTGGGAAGAACATGACTGCTGTCAAAGTTGGTGAAGATGTCATCATTTTTGATATGGGTATCCATTTGGACAGAATTAGTATGCATGAAGATACAGATATCGATAGAATGCATAGTTTAGATTTAATCGAAAGAGGAGTTATTCCTGATGATACATTAATGAAAGATGTAGATGGAAAAGTCAAAGGAATAATCTTTTCACATGGTCATTTAGACCACATTGGTGCTGTTGCTAAATTAGCACATAGATATGATGCACCATTAATTGGAACTCCGTATACTGCTGCTTTAATTGAAAAACAAATTAAAGGTGAACGCAAATTCAAAGTAAATAATCCAATTAGACCTTTAAATGCAGGTAGTAAATTAAAACTTTCAAAAGATATTACTTTAGAATTTGTCCAATCAACTCATAGTATTCCACAAGCAGTATTTCCGGTTTTACACACTCCGGAAGGAATTATTGTTTATGCTTTAGATTTTAAATTTGACAATCATCAAAAAGTATCTCCTCCTCCTGATTATAAGAGATTAAGAGAATTAGGTAGGGAAGGAGTACTTGCTTTAATAGTGGAAACAACTAATTCTACTAATTATAATGAAGTTAAAACTCATTCCGAGCGTATTGCTCGAAATATATTGGAAGATGTAATGAGAGGACCTCTTCAAGAGAAAACTGGTATGATAGTCACTACATTTTCATCTCATGTTGAACGTGTACAAGCTATTGCAGATATTGCTAAAAAAAGTCACAGAGAAATATTTTTCCTAGGAAGATCAATGGAAAGGTTCTGTGGTATTGCACAAAAGTTAGGTATTTTAAAATTACCTAAGAATGCTAGTATTTATGGATCTCCTAAAGCAATAAATAGAGCTTTATTGAGGGCCGATGAGGATAGGGCTAATTATTTGCTTGTAACTACAGGTCACCAAGGTGAACCTGATGCATTACTTCCAAGAATAGCTAATGGTAGAACACCATTCAATATTAAAAAAGGAGATAATGTAATTATTTCAGCACCTATTATTCCAAATCCAACTAATGCTGCAAATAGGCATATCATGGAAAGAAGATTAAAATTAAAAGGTGCAAGAATTTATCCTAATGCTCATGTTTCTGGGCATGCTGGAAGAGAAGATCACAGAGAATTTTTACGCATGTTAAAACCTCAGCATATCATACCAGCACATGGAGACTTAACAATGCTTTCAGCTTATGCAGAACTTGCAGAAGAAGAAGGATATAGAATTGGATATGATATTCACATCTTGAGAAATGCTCAAGCACAAGTTTTTAAAAGTTAA
- a CDS encoding 4Fe-4S binding protein: MAKVTIDYDKCDGADCAECSDVCPMEVLVLKGDKIEIVDPSECSYCEVCMDVCPNDCIKIEDDF, from the coding sequence ATGGCTAAAGTAACTATTGATTATGATAAATGTGATGGTGCAGACTGTGCAGAATGTTCTGACGTCTGTCCTATGGAAGTATTAGTTCTTAAAGGAGACAAAATTGAAATTGTTGATCCTTCAGAATGTAGTTATTGTGAAGTATGTATGGATGTATGTCCAAATGATTGTATTAAAATTGAAGATGATTTTTAA
- a CDS encoding molybdopterin-dependent oxidoreductase, with amino-acid sequence MLEIKHTLCPSCSVGCGINVVLKEGNVVGTFPYKRHPVNSGKNCLNGRNSIECYLNKFEDINVDDVVADVLKELKSADASSVTVVCSGNNDVEEIKAIKEFAESNNFNLAFYADNLKNFDDVATYDDVADASKIFVIGDLLFENPLIGRRIVHAKQNGAKIYALGKTEKSVTFNIADETFNTSVVDFLDANDSNIDESSVIVFNYVDSAEDLDKIESIGCKSFPVFSKSNSKGALDIVEVKSLDEMMELLENTKVLLVFNDDIADEIDFDFTKISKIISFAPCENNTTKISDIVVPIKTWLEKDGSFVNAMGDTQTFTTVIDSDVLSEIEVIEKLNS; translated from the coding sequence ATGTTGGAGATTAAGCATACATTATGCCCTTCCTGTAGTGTTGGTTGTGGGATTAATGTAGTTTTAAAAGAGGGGAATGTTGTCGGGACTTTTCCCTATAAAAGACATCCGGTTAATTCTGGAAAAAATTGTTTAAATGGGAGAAATTCAATTGAATGTTATTTAAACAAATTTGAAGATATTAATGTGGATGATGTTGTTGCAGATGTTTTAAAAGAGTTGAAATCTGCTGATGCATCTAGTGTTACTGTTGTTTGTTCAGGTAATAATGATGTTGAGGAAATTAAGGCTATTAAAGAATTTGCAGAATCTAATAATTTTAATTTGGCATTTTATGCTGATAATTTAAAAAATTTTGATGATGTTGCAACATATGATGATGTTGCTGATGCAAGCAAAATATTTGTTATTGGTGATCTTTTGTTTGAAAATCCTTTGATTGGTAGGAGGATTGTTCATGCAAAGCAGAATGGTGCTAAAATTTATGCATTGGGGAAGACTGAAAAATCTGTTACATTCAATATTGCAGATGAAACTTTCAACACTTCTGTAGTTGATTTTTTGGATGCTAATGATTCTAATATTGATGAATCCTCTGTAATTGTATTTAATTATGTTGATTCAGCCGAGGATTTAGATAAAATTGAATCTATTGGATGTAAATCTTTTCCTGTTTTCAGCAAATCCAATTCTAAAGGTGCATTGGATATTGTTGAAGTTAAATCTTTAGATGAAATGATGGAATTGCTGGAAAATACTAAAGTTTTATTGGTATTCAATGATGATATTGCTGATGAAATAGATTTTGATTTTACTAAAATCTCTAAAATTATAAGTTTCGCTCCATGTGAAAATAACACAACAAAAATCTCAGATATTGTTGTACCTATTAAAACATGGCTTGAAAAAGACGGATCATTTGTAAATGCAATGGGTGATACTCAAACTTTCACCACTGTCATAGATTCAGATGTATTAAGTGAAATCGAAGTAATTGAAAAACTAAATAGTTAA
- a CDS encoding isopentenyl phosphate kinase — MIILKIGGSSLTNKDSSKSEVNSDSLKRIALEIKSSLDNSAKELIVVHGAGSFGHPPAKKYKIGEVFDKSEYPQKRIGFCETQNAVKKLNMYVCEAFIEQGLPVVAIPASSFMTATNKRITHGDLDSFNKYLEKGFIPVIYGDVVLDDELEFCVISGDQLIQYLAMNLNPNQVILGTDVDGVYNKNPKTHDDAIFFDKLSSLEELDAFEGTTNVDVTGGMIGKIKELLYLADLGIESKIINAEVEDNIFKVLENEDVKGTVISRGK, encoded by the coding sequence ATGATTATTTTAAAAATTGGTGGAAGTAGTTTAACTAATAAAGATTCCTCTAAAAGTGAAGTTAATTCTGATAGTCTTAAAAGAATTGCTTTAGAAATTAAATCTTCTTTAGATAATTCTGCAAAAGAATTAATTGTTGTTCATGGTGCGGGATCATTTGGACATCCACCTGCTAAAAAATATAAAATCGGCGAGGTATTTGATAAATCAGAATATCCTCAAAAAAGAATTGGATTTTGTGAAACTCAGAATGCTGTTAAAAAATTAAATATGTATGTATGTGAAGCATTCATTGAACAAGGTTTACCTGTTGTTGCAATTCCTGCTTCAAGTTTCATGACAGCTACTAATAAAAGAATAACTCATGGGGATTTAGATTCTTTTAATAAATATTTGGAAAAAGGTTTTATTCCTGTAATTTATGGTGATGTTGTTCTAGATGATGAATTGGAATTTTGTGTTATTTCTGGTGATCAATTAATTCAATACCTTGCAATGAATTTAAATCCTAATCAGGTAATTCTCGGAACAGATGTTGATGGAGTTTATAATAAAAACCCAAAAACTCATGATGATGCTATATTTTTTGATAAATTATCTTCACTTGAAGAGTTAGATGCATTTGAAGGAACTACAAATGTAGATGTCACTGGTGGAATGATTGGGAAAATTAAAGAATTATTATATTTAGCAGATTTGGGAATTGAATCTAAAATAATAAATGCGGAAGTTGAAGACAATATTTTTAAAGTATTGGAAAACGAAGATGTAAAAGGAACTGTGATTTCAAGGGGGAAGTAA
- a CDS encoding Coenzyme F420 hydrogenase/dehydrogenase, beta subunit C-terminal domain has protein sequence MNMSYVLAKSKDDDILSAGECGGAVTSILKYLLDEKLVDGVLTLRPFDDIYDAMPVYVTDSDDLISTAGSYHCAPTMIGDIIERFIDDDTKIAVTVKPCDMRAMKELIKRHRINDDNVYFIGLNCGGTVSPVSGRKMIDLFYEADPNDVVSEEIDKGKFIIELADGGEEAVKIHDLEAEGYGRRNNCQRCDVKIPRMADIACGNWGAEDGWTFIEINDEKGQKLVDGAKKVGILETKTPNDAAVEGRSKVENIMIKMAKKNQDATYPLVSERDEWSRCIGCYACRDICPVCWCFENCELNKSYFKDEANAFSSPIAFQGVRLSHMSFSCCDCGQCEDVCPMDIPVSLIFDKLQKKYYGRTGYVAGVSEDIKPPLYSPEKTEL, from the coding sequence ATTAATATGAGTTATGTTTTAGCAAAATCTAAAGATGATGATATTCTTAGTGCAGGTGAATGTGGCGGAGCGGTAACTAGTATTCTTAAATATTTGCTTGATGAAAAACTTGTTGATGGTGTTTTGACATTAAGGCCATTTGATGATATTTATGACGCTATGCCAGTATATGTGACTGATTCTGATGATTTGATAAGTACTGCGGGGTCTTATCACTGTGCTCCTACAATGATTGGGGATATTATTGAAAGATTCATTGATGATGATACTAAAATTGCAGTCACTGTTAAACCTTGTGACATGAGGGCTATGAAAGAGCTTATAAAAAGGCACAGAATTAATGATGATAATGTTTATTTCATTGGTTTGAATTGTGGTGGAACTGTTTCTCCTGTTAGTGGTAGAAAAATGATTGATTTATTCTATGAAGCAGATCCTAATGATGTTGTAAGTGAAGAGATAGATAAAGGTAAATTCATTATCGAGCTTGCAGATGGTGGGGAAGAAGCAGTAAAAATTCATGATCTTGAAGCAGAAGGATATGGGCGCCGTAACAATTGTCAAAGATGTGATGTAAAAATTCCAAGAATGGCGGATATTGCTTGTGGAAACTGGGGTGCTGAAGATGGCTGGACATTCATTGAAATCAATGATGAAAAAGGTCAAAAGTTAGTTGATGGTGCTAAAAAAGTGGGCATTCTTGAAACTAAAACTCCTAATGATGCGGCGGTGGAAGGAAGAAGCAAAGTTGAAAACATCATGATTAAAATGGCAAAAAAGAACCAAGATGCAACTTACCCATTGGTTAGTGAAAGGGATGAATGGAGCCGCTGCATCGGTTGCTATGCTTGCCGTGATATTTGCCCTGTCTGCTGGTGTTTTGAAAACTGCGAATTAAACAAATCTTACTTCAAGGATGAGGCAAACGCATTTTCAAGTCCTATTGCTTTTCAGGGTGTAAGACTGTCTCATATGAGTTTCAGTTGTTGTGATTGCGGTCAATGTGAAGATGTATGTCCAATGGATATTCCTGTTTCACTAATTTTTGACAAATTACAGAAAAAATACTATGGAAGAACTGGTTATGTAGCTGGAGTTTCAGAGGATATCAAACCTCCTTTATACAGTCCAGAAAAAACAGAATTATAA
- the mvk gene encoding mevalonate kinase — protein MIAKASAPAKTILFGEHSVVYDEPAIAGAVNKRAYITIKESKSDKSIFRAPDIGFEAELLSKQKKYILTKGKPGIIRYILESLYRAHDHSPIDITLSSNVPIGSGLGSSAAVTVATLAALYRYHNIRFNKKSLAHDAHMVEQAVQGVASPLDTLVSTYGGLVYLSRNKKVEHFKVNFNAPLVVGFTTKHGNTGKMVKDVKNLKNRNPKIINPVITAMGNLTNYAKQAILKKDYNKVGELMNINHGFLDVIGVNTLELSRMVYNAREAGAIGSKTTGAGGGGSIIALCPGKVDEVANAIARDDSILKVRFTRRGVSSRVYK, from the coding sequence ATGATTGCAAAAGCTTCTGCTCCGGCAAAAACTATATTGTTTGGTGAACATTCAGTTGTTTACGATGAACCTGCAATTGCAGGAGCGGTTAATAAAAGGGCTTATATTACAATTAAAGAGTCCAAATCTGATAAATCTATTTTTAGAGCTCCAGATATAGGTTTTGAAGCTGAATTACTTTCAAAACAGAAAAAATACATTTTAACAAAGGGAAAACCTGGTATTATTAGATATATTTTAGAATCTCTTTACAGAGCACATGACCACTCTCCAATCGACATAACATTATCATCAAATGTCCCTATTGGTTCTGGGCTTGGTTCATCAGCAGCAGTTACTGTAGCTACACTTGCTGCATTATATAGGTATCATAATATTCGGTTTAATAAGAAATCTTTAGCACATGATGCCCACATGGTAGAACAAGCTGTTCAGGGGGTAGCCAGTCCTCTTGACACATTGGTTTCTACTTATGGGGGTCTTGTATATTTGTCTAGGAATAAAAAAGTTGAACATTTTAAAGTAAACTTTAATGCTCCATTGGTTGTAGGTTTTACCACTAAACATGGAAATACTGGAAAAATGGTTAAAGATGTTAAAAATTTAAAAAATAGAAATCCAAAAATTATCAATCCTGTGATTACTGCAATGGGTAATTTAACTAATTATGCTAAACAAGCTATTTTGAAAAAAGATTATAATAAAGTTGGAGAATTAATGAATATCAATCATGGATTTTTGGATGTTATTGGTGTAAATACATTAGAATTATCTCGTATGGTATATAATGCAAGAGAAGCTGGAGCTATCGGTTCTAAAACTACCGGCGCCGGTGGCGGAGGAAGTATTATTGCACTTTGTCCGGGAAAAGTTGATGAAGTTGCAAATGCTATTGCTCGTGATGATAGTATTTTAAAAGTTAGATTTACTAGAAGAGGTGTCTCTTCAAGGGTTTATAAGTGA